In Rosa rugosa chromosome 4, drRosRugo1.1, whole genome shotgun sequence, the genomic stretch ATGATGACGGACCCGTAACTGGTTTAGgttttagggaggagagtggagAGTTCTTGTCCTCCACCGGTCATTCCCGTGTTATGTAATTTTGGTTATTTTAATAAAAacttcttcttctcaaaaaaaaaaaaaactacaagaTGATAAACATTCAAAAAGTCAAGAATTGCAAATAATAACTAGCACATTATAAATGAAATAAATTCATTAGGGCCCACTAATATCAACTAACTTTGTTTTTAATCAAACCCATATCGGGTGTATATCATTCATCTAAAGTCAGAATGAGTGTAACTTTCCCTCTACCGATATGGGATAGATATATcaaccaactttttttttttttttttttttttgagaattataTCAACCAACTTTTCATACTTTATATGTTTTATATTCaaacttaaataaataaaattacccaaaaaaaaaaaaaaaacttaaatgaataaaaaagaaaaagtcgaTGAATATGGGAATTGGCTAGTAAAGATTAATAAAGGAATTAACAGAGGTAACTTAAATGAAAGGAAATGTGTCATGAAATGAGCATGTAGGATAGCTACATCCTACATGAAATGGGACAGACTCAGCTGATCTTCTCCCAAGCTTCGGAGTATCACCATTGTAATTGTAATAATATACATAATGATAGTGAGATTCATGATCAGGATAACCGTAGTGATCATAAGATAGACCATAAGCATGAACATAACTCACATCATGATCACCACAATCAATAAGATCACCAAAATCAACAAGATCATGACCAAAATCATCTTTATTatcaacatcatcatcatcatcatcgttaTCGCTGTCATCAACATCCTCAAGATTCCATGCAGAGAAAGATGGATGGTTCGAGTTGGAATCCATCGACTTAATATATTTGTCACATACTCGAACTCCTATTTTCTTCACCTGGCCAGAATATTGAATGTCTACATCAATATTGACGGAGTCACCAGCTTCCAAAGTGAATTCCTCGTTTGGCAATTGCACCAGGCAGAGATAATCTTCAGTATCTGTAGTTACTGCTATGCTTTTTGTATGGACGAAAAATTTACTTTTCTTGGTACGATTTTTAACACAAAGATGAAGACTCAGGGCTCCAAAGTAGCTTATACGTGAAGAAAAAACAATGCAAAGAGTCAACCCGTTCAAATTGCAACCAATAATCTGAGGCACTTCAAAATGGACTCGGTCTCCCTTATTGACATATGTGAACCAGTCAGGAATTTCACCTCCAGAGAGATAAATTGCACCAAATCCGGTCCATCCCTATACCATCCGTATATTGTTTGTATAAACAATACGTTAGTATATCATGTGCTTGTATGCCATGTGTGCATATAtgtagggttttttttttctttcttatattAGAAAGGATGAAGAACTTTATAATGTCTTGCGAAAAACTTGTTGCCATGCAATAAATTTCAGATTTAGACTTCAAGCCAATATGAAGAATATTCAtggaaaaataaatatgaagaaaagaataaaaattcagataaagaagtagagagagacCTGTAGGAAGCTCTCAGTAAGAAGACTGGTAGTGATGCTGTTGATCCCTTGCATTGTCAGTGACATCATGCAGTTTAAAGATTTATCCAAGCCTGGAAAATCATTGAGTTTTGGACAATCATTTAGTTGCAGCTTCATCATATTTGACATTTCGGAAAAGCTTGGGATTCTTTCCAATTCACTGCAGTCATCAGCAATCAGCACCTTCAAACTTGTCGGTAGATTAGGGATTGCACGAAGGTTTTTACAATCATTCAATAGTAGACTCTCAAGATTAGAAAGGTCCCTTAGGCATGGAAGCCGCAAAAATCTATTTCCTCCTAGAGCTAATTCTCTTAAAGAAAATAGACTCCCAAGATCCTTTGGAATTGCATCATCAGTTAAATTGCAGTTTTCCAATGATAGCATTTGAAGCATGGAAAGGCCTCCTAAGCTCGGAAGGGTATGAAAATTATTTCCTCTCAGATGTAAAACTTCTAATGAAGATGGAGTACTCCTAAGATCCTTTGGAAATATAGCATCATCAGTTAATTTGCAGTCTCTAAGATATAATTCTCTTAAATAACAAAATCCCTGTAACAAAGGAGATGATTGCAGAGATAAAGATTCGACGCCACATAGAGCTAATAATTTCAGGTTCTGCAGTCCTTCTATGGATGGTATTGTTCTCATAGCTGTGAAGTCGGCTAGAAGAGTTGTCAGTGATACCATTTTCCTCAAGTCCTCTGCCAGGttttcaaattttgaacaaCCTGAGAGAATAAGAGTTTCAATAGATTTCAACCTGTAGAAACTCCTTGGGAGATACTTAAGCATTTTGCAATCTCGCAAATTTAGCACAAAAAGTGCTTTAAGATCTCCAATGGACTCATGAACATCGGACAAACACTCACAGTCTTCAAGTATCAACTGTTCCAGGTTTGGGAGTTTTAAAAAGTCTGGTGTTTGTGATATATGATGACAGTGACTGAGATTAAGAATCTTGAGCTTCTCAAGAAACTGTtagacaacaaaaacaaaacaaaattcaaactcTAAAAAGAACAGAGAGAACAAGATGTGCTTCCATAATCGCATAATCAGAAGGGTCATCGTTAAGAATATGAATTGGTGGAAGCTTATATTCATACCTCGCAATCCTTCCAAGCTTGTGTGAGTTTGCTAAATTGCAGGTCAACAGCAACTAGGTTTGGTTGCATAAACTCCTTTGGTATGCAGTCGAGAGGAAACCCATGCCAGCACAACCATCTTAATTTGTGCATGGGATAGTATTTATAGCAATCACTAAGTTGTGCGTAGTTCAGTTGAAGCAATCTCAGACTCCTCATATTCTTAAATGCTTCAGCACTGAAACTTACCTTGTGATATTTTGACATATTTAATGTGAGTCCTAGAACTTCTTCAGTTCCCTGACAATAAAAGGCATATAGACCAAGTGAGGAAAGGGTTACTTGTATGTCAAAATGATATATACATGAAGTAGAGTGATAAATGCATGAACCACAGGGGAGGTACACGACCTTATGTGGGAAAGGTAATATACTGGACATCCAGGGCATATATACAATGGTTAGATGTTGGATATGTATAAGATTACTTTATGTTACATCAGTATATATAGAAAAAAATATGATCAGGAACCACTTACAGATTTGTTTGTCAACACATCTATTACATCTTCATAACGCCAAACTCTACTACGTTTTCCAGGGTGGTTAGTAGATTCTCCGCGTACCATTTCTCTACCCATATCTTGAAGCAAATCATGCATCATCAGCTTGTTTCCGTCATCAACAGTTACAAGACACCGTTGAAGGAGGACTTTGATTTCTATTTCTGCAGAAAAGCCACAACCATCCAATATTTGTATGACATAGTTCTGTTAAGTGAGCTAATATCAACATCAACATGCTATAGTGTAGTTAGCACTTATCATTCTATAATATAGACATACTATAGTGTAGTTAGCACTTATCATTCTATAGTGTAGACATACTATAGTGTAGTTAGCACTTATCAGTGGTAGCATTTTATATTTCTGTAAACTCTCTATATAAACCTCtgttatgagatgaataaaaacAAGACAATTAAGTCTCTCAATCGTGTTATacttaacatggtatcagagcattttTGCTCTTGAGACCTATACCCATTTCTAGAAATCTAGATTACCTATATCCATATTCCGCTGCCAGAAATACCAAGAGAAGAACTCTGTTCTTCATCTTACTCAGTAACCAGAAAATATATACACAATACCAATACCAGATTCAAAACCATACTTGTACATCTAGGCCTGCAAGTCTGCCGGCATCCTTTGTTGCTTGTCTCTGGGCATCATTGCTGGACCTGTAGATCGATAACTTGCCTATCCAAGGATCGACTGCTGCCCA encodes the following:
- the LOC133745755 gene encoding disease resistance protein RUN1-like — protein: MARSTVHEAFSSFSSSKKWMYDVFLSFRGEDTRNNFTGHLYMALQGAGISTFIDEQLRRGEDITDELLQAIQGSSISVIVFSRNYAESTWCLEELVKIMECRKIARQMVLPIFYHVDASDVRKQTGSFARAFKKHEEDFMLYEDKVQSWRCALNEAANLSGWALQNTEDRHEAKFIRKIVDEITKQLPSEYLNIAVYPVGINSRVQDINHHLCIASNDVRMVGILGMGGMGKTTVAKVIYNKFYHDFEGKSFLANVRETTKQTNGDVLLQEQLLSDILRTTKIKVDSVHRGINVIKKKLRGLRVLVIIDDIDRISQLNALAINPINNAWFGSGSIVLITTRDEQLLKQLRVDAIYLTEAMNEDEALELFSWHAFGNSCPDEEYLELSRSVVTYCGGLPLALEVLGCCLFGRSNIEWESALEKLERILGNDQVWEKLQISIDGLNKDGKEIFLDIACFFVGMDKNYVIQILDGCGFSAEIEIKVLLQRCLVTVDDGNKLMMHDLLQDMGREMVRGESTNHPGKRSRVWRYEDVIDVLTNKSGTEEVLGLTLNMSKYHKVSFSAEAFKNMRSLRLLQLNYAQLSDCYKYYPMHKLRWLCWHGFPLDCIPKEFMQPNLVAVDLQFSKLTQAWKDCEFLEKLKILNLSHCHHISQTPDFLKLPNLEQLILEDCECLSDVHESIGDLKALFVLNLRDCKMLKYLPRSFYRLKSIETLILSGCSKFENLAEDLRKMVSLTTLLADFTAMRTIPSIEGLQNLKLLALCGVESLSLQSSPLLQGFCYLRELYLRDCKLTDDAIFPKDLRSTPSSLEVLHLRGNNFHTLPSLGGLSMLQMLSLENCNLTDDAIPKDLGSLFSLRELALGGNRFLRLPCLRDLSNLESLLLNDCKNLRAIPNLPTSLKVLIADDCSELERIPSFSEMSNMMKLQLNDCPKLNDFPGLDKSLNCMMSLTMQGINSITTSLLTESFLQGWTGFGAIYLSGGEIPDWFTYVNKGDRVHFEVPQIIGCNLNGLTLCIVFSSRISYFGALSLHLCVKNRTKKSKFFVHTKSIAVTTDTEDYLCLVQLPNEEFTLEAGDSVNIDVDIQYSGQVKKIGVRVCDKYIKSMDSNSNHPSFSAWNLEDVDDSDNDDDDDDVDNKDDFGHDLVDFGDLIDCGDHDVSYVHAYGLSYDHYGYPDHESHYHYVYYYNYNGDTPKLGRRSAESVPFHVGCSYPTCSFHDTFPFI